One window of the Trachemys scripta elegans isolate TJP31775 chromosome 13, CAS_Tse_1.0, whole genome shotgun sequence genome contains the following:
- the CDT1 gene encoding DNA replication factor Cdt1 isoform X1 translates to MAQLRVTDFFSHSKNPARDGPLGTKRRKTRPAGGVAGETRRAARSKSRPTPAPLRIPAGSGHEPRGSLREASPGAKLVGLEKNDRAAVSAAARLPPLSPQQQLLLASPHTPVRPDPSAPQPPARTLTGRKRCRQELDQELEAERNAGPLARLPPQETGKRAARKKLVLPADEDPQGTAQETVSSPCSSAALRPPTPSSLNKNVKNLVNVTLSPGPESGLQSGLATLEGNISLKQVSSRELKHRLQRLQELTWKAKLPACPSETCSDLKSRLKQVQELESKIRNRKAEEGKGSGQQPSKETCEPTAEASERAPAYQRFHSLAQDLPPGLTLPYKYKVLAEMFRSMDTIVGMLFNRSETVTFAKVKQGVQDLMHRQFEERNVGQIKAVYPTSYKFRQEKNIPTFSSFLKKSSYQLTVEPVLGEEEKVDGRPHLSASRLLERRRVFSRNLVNIVKQHHKTFMASLSPPMVIPDDKLTRWHPRFNVDEVPDIIPAELPQPPQVDKLTTAQDVLTKARSMMTPKMEKALANLALRTAETSPGKHEDPKATPTANTSSALKGVSQALLERIRAKEAQKLQALMTRNPQQEERLVMLSRLPEMARLLRNVFVAEKRQALTMEVACTRMLDSYRTTMTSGEMEKHLHLFSELLPDWVVIHPIRKDTYIKLDKSMDLNVLMERLTRMIKEEEKL, encoded by the exons ATGGCGCAGCTCAGGGTGACCGATTTCTTCTCCCACAGTAAAAACCCCGCCCGGGACGGACCGCTGGGCACGAAGCGGAGGAAGACCCGGCCCGCGGGAGGAGTGGCCGGGGAGACGCGCCGGGCCGCCCGCTCCAAAAGCCGGCCGACCCCAGCCCCGCTAAGGATCCCAGCGGGGAGCGGCCATGAGCCCCGGGGGAGCCTCCGAGAAGCCAGCCCGGGAGCAAAGCTGGTCGGATTGGAAAAGAACGACAGGGCGGCGGTGAGCGCTGCAGCCAGGCtgcctcccctcagcccccagcagcagctgctgctggcctccccccacaccccggtGCGCCCCGATCCCAGCGCCCCACAACCCCCGGCACGGACACTGACCGGCAGAAAGCGGTGTAGACAGGAACTGGACCAGGAACTGGAAGCGGAGCGAAACGCCGGCCCCCTAGCCAGGCTCCCGCCCCAGGAGACCGGCAAGAGAGCGGCCAGGAAGAAGCTGGTACTGCCCGCAGATGAAGACCCCCAGGGTACAGCGCAGGAGACG gtttccagcccctgctccagtgctgccctcagacccccaaccccatcctcccTTAACAAGAACGTGAAGAACTTGGTGAATGTGACCCTCTCACCAGGTCCAGAGAGTGGGCTGCAGTCTGGCCTGGCTACACTAGAGGGAAACATAAGCCTTAAGCAG gttTCATCCAGGGAGCTGAAACACCGCCTGcagagactccaggagctgactTGGAAAGCCAAACTGCCCGCTTGCCCCTCCGAGACCTGCAGTGACTTGAAAAGCCGCCTGAAACAAGTGCAGGAGCTAGAATCCAAAATCCGCAACAGAaaggcagaggaggggaagggatctGGACAGCAACCATCCAAAGAGACCTGTGAGCCAACCGCGGAAGCCAG CGAGAGGGCACCTGCCTATCAGCGATTCCACAGCCTTGCTCAGGATCTTCCCCCAGGTCTCACACTGCCCTATAAATACAAGGTACTGGCAGAGATGTTCCGCAGCATGGACACCATTGTGGGGATGCTCTTCAATCGCTCGGAGACGGTAACCTTTGCCAAGGTCAAACAGGGTGTCCAAGATCTAATGCACAG GCAGTTTGAAGAGAGGAATGTGGGTCAGATCAAAGCCGTGTACCCCACTTCGTACAAATTCCGCCAGGAGAAGAACATCCCAACCTTCAGCAGTTTCTTGAAGAAATCCAGCTACCAGCTCACCGTGGAGCCAGTGCTGGGGGAAG AGGAGAAGGTAGATGGCCGCCCGCACCTGTCAGCATCGCGCTTGCTGGAACGCAGGAGGGTATTCAGCAGGAACCTGGTGAACATTGTCAAACAGCATCACAAG ACATTCATGGCTTCCCTCAGCCCCCCAATGGTCATACCAGATGACAAGCTGACCAGATGGCACCCTCGCTTCAATGTAGACGAGGTGCCAGACATAATACCAGCTGAGTTGCCCCAGCCCCCTCAGGTGGACAAGCTGACCACAGCGCAGGACGTGTTGACCAAGGCCCGGAGCATGATGACCCCAAAG ATGGAAAAGGCTCTTGCCAACCTGGCTCTAAGAACAGCTGAAACCAGCCCAGGAAAGCATGAGGACCCCAAAGCAACACCCACGGCCAACACCTCCAGTGCCCTGAAAGGGGTGTCCCAGGCCCTGCTAGAGAGG ATCAGAGCAAAGGAGGCTCAGAAACTGCAGGCTCTGATGACCCGGAATCCACAACAGGAGGAGCGGCTCGTCATGCTCTCCCGGCTGCCAGAGATGGCACGCCTCCTACGCAACGTGTTCGTGGCTGAGAAGAGGCAGGCGCTGACTATGGAAGTGGCATGTACGCGGATGCTCGACAGCTACCGGACCACAATGACCTCTG GTGAAATGGAGAAACACCTACACCTCTTCTCAGAGTTGCTGCCTGACTGGGTCGTCATCCATCCAATCAGGAAAGACACCTACATCAAGCTGGACAAGAGCATGGACCTCAATGTCCTTATGGAGAGACTGACAAGGATGattaaggaggaggagaagctctga
- the APRT gene encoding adenine phosphoribosyltransferase isoform X1, with translation MVSSALSRLLPASSARGASPAEGRLRSARGSMSGDLWERRRLLEERVRAFPDFPSPGVLFRDITPLLKDPIAFRTVIDILEHRVRTHYPQIDFIAGLDSRGFLFGPVLAQRLGIGCVLIRKKGKLPGPTESVSYTLEYGQAELEIQSDALEPGEKVILVDDLLATGGTMCAACELMKKLKADVLECVVVIELKSLKGAEKLKPFPVYSLLQYD, from the exons ATGGTTTCCTCCGCACTCTCCCGTCTCCTCCCCGCGAGCAGCGCGCGAGGCGCTAGTCCGGCCGAGGGGCGCCTGCGCAGTGCCCGAGGCAGCATGAGCGGGGATCTGTGGGAGCGGCGGCGCCTGCTGGAGGAGCGGGTCCGGGCCTTCCCGGACTTCCCCTCCCCCGGGGTGCTCTTCCG TGATATCACCCCTTTGCTAAAGGATCCTATAGCCTTCAGGACTGTGATTGATATTTTGGAACATCGTGTGAGGACACACTATCCACAGATCGACTTCATTGCGG GTCTGGATTCTCGTGGTTTCCTCTTTGGCCCAGTTCTGGCACAGAGACTAGGGATTGGCTGTGTGTTAATACGAAAAAAGGGGAAGCTTCCAGGTCCCACAGAATCCGTCTCATACACTCTTGAATATGGCCAG GCTGAACTTGAAATCCAGAGCGATGCCTTGGAACCGGGAGAGAAAGTGATCCTCGTTGATGACCTGCTTGCAACTGGAG GTACCATGTGTGCAGCCTGTGAGCTGATGAAGAAGCTGAAGGCTGATGTCCTAGAGTGTGTGGTGGTCATCGAGTTAAAATCTCTGAAAGGGGCAGAAAAACTGAAACCCTTCCCAGTCTACTCTCTGCTGCAATATGACTAA
- the APRT gene encoding adenine phosphoribosyltransferase isoform X2 — MAQLQSPTALALGIDPLGLPSDITPLLKDPIAFRTVIDILEHRVRTHYPQIDFIAGLDSRGFLFGPVLAQRLGIGCVLIRKKGKLPGPTESVSYTLEYGQAELEIQSDALEPGEKVILVDDLLATGGTMCAACELMKKLKADVLECVVVIELKSLKGAEKLKPFPVYSLLQYD, encoded by the exons ATGGCGCAGCTGCAGAGTCCTACTGCCCTGGCGCTGGGGATAGACCCGCTTGGCCTGCCTAG TGATATCACCCCTTTGCTAAAGGATCCTATAGCCTTCAGGACTGTGATTGATATTTTGGAACATCGTGTGAGGACACACTATCCACAGATCGACTTCATTGCGG GTCTGGATTCTCGTGGTTTCCTCTTTGGCCCAGTTCTGGCACAGAGACTAGGGATTGGCTGTGTGTTAATACGAAAAAAGGGGAAGCTTCCAGGTCCCACAGAATCCGTCTCATACACTCTTGAATATGGCCAG GCTGAACTTGAAATCCAGAGCGATGCCTTGGAACCGGGAGAGAAAGTGATCCTCGTTGATGACCTGCTTGCAACTGGAG GTACCATGTGTGCAGCCTGTGAGCTGATGAAGAAGCTGAAGGCTGATGTCCTAGAGTGTGTGGTGGTCATCGAGTTAAAATCTCTGAAAGGGGCAGAAAAACTGAAACCCTTCCCAGTCTACTCTCTGCTGCAATATGACTAA
- the CDT1 gene encoding DNA replication factor Cdt1 isoform X2 gives MAQLRVTDFFSHSKNPARDGPLGTKRRKTRPAGGVAGETRRAARSKSRPTPAPLRIPAGSGHEPRGSLREASPGAKLVGLEKNDRAAVSAAARLPPLSPQQQLLLASPHTPVRPDPSAPQPPARTLTGRKRCRQELDQELEAERNAGPLARLPPQETGKRAARKKLVLPADEDPQGTAQETVSSRELKHRLQRLQELTWKAKLPACPSETCSDLKSRLKQVQELESKIRNRKAEEGKGSGQQPSKETCEPTAEASERAPAYQRFHSLAQDLPPGLTLPYKYKVLAEMFRSMDTIVGMLFNRSETVTFAKVKQGVQDLMHRQFEERNVGQIKAVYPTSYKFRQEKNIPTFSSFLKKSSYQLTVEPVLGEEEKVDGRPHLSASRLLERRRVFSRNLVNIVKQHHKTFMASLSPPMVIPDDKLTRWHPRFNVDEVPDIIPAELPQPPQVDKLTTAQDVLTKARSMMTPKMEKALANLALRTAETSPGKHEDPKATPTANTSSALKGVSQALLERIRAKEAQKLQALMTRNPQQEERLVMLSRLPEMARLLRNVFVAEKRQALTMEVACTRMLDSYRTTMTSGEMEKHLHLFSELLPDWVVIHPIRKDTYIKLDKSMDLNVLMERLTRMIKEEEKL, from the exons ATGGCGCAGCTCAGGGTGACCGATTTCTTCTCCCACAGTAAAAACCCCGCCCGGGACGGACCGCTGGGCACGAAGCGGAGGAAGACCCGGCCCGCGGGAGGAGTGGCCGGGGAGACGCGCCGGGCCGCCCGCTCCAAAAGCCGGCCGACCCCAGCCCCGCTAAGGATCCCAGCGGGGAGCGGCCATGAGCCCCGGGGGAGCCTCCGAGAAGCCAGCCCGGGAGCAAAGCTGGTCGGATTGGAAAAGAACGACAGGGCGGCGGTGAGCGCTGCAGCCAGGCtgcctcccctcagcccccagcagcagctgctgctggcctccccccacaccccggtGCGCCCCGATCCCAGCGCCCCACAACCCCCGGCACGGACACTGACCGGCAGAAAGCGGTGTAGACAGGAACTGGACCAGGAACTGGAAGCGGAGCGAAACGCCGGCCCCCTAGCCAGGCTCCCGCCCCAGGAGACCGGCAAGAGAGCGGCCAGGAAGAAGCTGGTACTGCCCGCAGATGAAGACCCCCAGGGTACAGCGCAGGAGACG gttTCATCCAGGGAGCTGAAACACCGCCTGcagagactccaggagctgactTGGAAAGCCAAACTGCCCGCTTGCCCCTCCGAGACCTGCAGTGACTTGAAAAGCCGCCTGAAACAAGTGCAGGAGCTAGAATCCAAAATCCGCAACAGAaaggcagaggaggggaagggatctGGACAGCAACCATCCAAAGAGACCTGTGAGCCAACCGCGGAAGCCAG CGAGAGGGCACCTGCCTATCAGCGATTCCACAGCCTTGCTCAGGATCTTCCCCCAGGTCTCACACTGCCCTATAAATACAAGGTACTGGCAGAGATGTTCCGCAGCATGGACACCATTGTGGGGATGCTCTTCAATCGCTCGGAGACGGTAACCTTTGCCAAGGTCAAACAGGGTGTCCAAGATCTAATGCACAG GCAGTTTGAAGAGAGGAATGTGGGTCAGATCAAAGCCGTGTACCCCACTTCGTACAAATTCCGCCAGGAGAAGAACATCCCAACCTTCAGCAGTTTCTTGAAGAAATCCAGCTACCAGCTCACCGTGGAGCCAGTGCTGGGGGAAG AGGAGAAGGTAGATGGCCGCCCGCACCTGTCAGCATCGCGCTTGCTGGAACGCAGGAGGGTATTCAGCAGGAACCTGGTGAACATTGTCAAACAGCATCACAAG ACATTCATGGCTTCCCTCAGCCCCCCAATGGTCATACCAGATGACAAGCTGACCAGATGGCACCCTCGCTTCAATGTAGACGAGGTGCCAGACATAATACCAGCTGAGTTGCCCCAGCCCCCTCAGGTGGACAAGCTGACCACAGCGCAGGACGTGTTGACCAAGGCCCGGAGCATGATGACCCCAAAG ATGGAAAAGGCTCTTGCCAACCTGGCTCTAAGAACAGCTGAAACCAGCCCAGGAAAGCATGAGGACCCCAAAGCAACACCCACGGCCAACACCTCCAGTGCCCTGAAAGGGGTGTCCCAGGCCCTGCTAGAGAGG ATCAGAGCAAAGGAGGCTCAGAAACTGCAGGCTCTGATGACCCGGAATCCACAACAGGAGGAGCGGCTCGTCATGCTCTCCCGGCTGCCAGAGATGGCACGCCTCCTACGCAACGTGTTCGTGGCTGAGAAGAGGCAGGCGCTGACTATGGAAGTGGCATGTACGCGGATGCTCGACAGCTACCGGACCACAATGACCTCTG GTGAAATGGAGAAACACCTACACCTCTTCTCAGAGTTGCTGCCTGACTGGGTCGTCATCCATCCAATCAGGAAAGACACCTACATCAAGCTGGACAAGAGCATGGACCTCAATGTCCTTATGGAGAGACTGACAAGGATGattaaggaggaggagaagctctga